The following coding sequences lie in one Notolabrus celidotus isolate fNotCel1 chromosome 20, fNotCel1.pri, whole genome shotgun sequence genomic window:
- the cdr2a gene encoding cerebellar degeneration-related protein 2 — protein MLTDMILEEDFDRHGELWYEPQDLEHDLHLAAALGKTLLDRNHELEQALQQMYSTNQEQLQEIEYLTKQVDLLRQVNDQHARVYEQLDTAARDLEQDNRRLMQDNRLSQQKIHSLTEAVEGLQTYMEDLQTQVEDLKTAKAERKKREAAEQRRIHGAQSMSCIKELYDLHQDRYLTQDSIWTDRLWSHHGSLHDRDRREDPEEENTALQRSIQTLQSQIAAERSRREAAERESELMTSENQGLEQRLSVLTGCRAKQKELEAEVEQLRLLWRADCANSVRRPEQLLLPDTVFFGSEERPRSWQDEMDEKAEKDEKPRKPNRQRCNSDGSFRATNPEEIRRGHEQLCIRRAEAVKQRGISLLNEVDAQYSALQVKYDELLRRCQHTTDGLSNKAVQTSTSPLVSSKTRSRVSSSSTLCEVTLVLEEGQQPEYRALFNEIFTCIKKTKEDLSENRRPVKNGKSQGNAK, from the exons ATGTTGACTGACATGATTTTGGAAGAAGATTTTGACAGGCATGGAGAGCTTTGGTACGAACCGCAGGACCTTGAACACG ATCTCCATTTGGCAGCAGCGTTGGGAAAAACGCTCCTAGACCGGAACCATGAGTTGGAGCAAGCCCTGCAGCAGATGTACTCCACCAACCAGGAGCAGCTGCAGGAGATCGAG TACCTAACCAAGCAGGTGGACCTGCTGCGCCAGGTGAATGACCAGCATGCCAGAGTGTACGAGCAGTTAGACACAGCCGCCAGAGATCTGGAACAAGACAATCGGAGACTCATGCAGGACAACCGGCTGTCCCAGCAGAAGATCCACag TCTGACAGAGGCAGTCGAGGGACTACAGACCTACATGGAGGACCTGCAGACTCAGGTGGAGGATCTAAAGACGGCCAAGGCAGAGCgaaagaaaagagaggcagcagagcagagacgcaTCCACGGAGCACAGAGCATGTCCTGTATCAAAGAGCTGTATGACCTACACCAAGACAG GTACCTCACCCAAGACAGCATTTGGACCGATAGACTGTGGTCACATCATGGCTCCCTCCATGACCGAGACAGACGCGAAGACCCAGAGGAGGAGAACACTGCTCTCCAGCGCTCCATCCAGACCCTTCAGAGCCAGATAGCTGCAGAGCGGAGCCGCAGGGAGGCTGCAGAGCGGGAGAGCGAGCTGATGACAAGTGAGAACCAAGGTCTGGAGCAGCGGCTGAGCGTGCTGACCGGCTGTCGGGCCAAACAGAAGGAACTGGAGGCCGAAGTGGAGCAGCTAAGGCTTCTGTGGCGGGCTGACTGCGCCAACAG TGTCAGAAGACCGGAGCAGCTGCTGTTGCCCGACACAGTATTCTTTGGCTCAGAAGAAAGACCCAGATCGTGGCAGGATGAGATGGATGAGAAGGCAGAGAAGGACGAGAAGCCGAGGAAACCAAACAGACAAAGATGTAACAGCGATGGTTCTTTTAGAGCAACCAACCCCGAGGAGATTCGCCGTGGTCATGAGCAGTTGTGTATAAGGCGAGCAGAGGCGGTGAAACAGAGAGGCATCTCTCTGCTCAATGAGGTGGATGCACAGTACAGCGCACTGCAG GTGAAATATGATGAGCTGCTGCGAAGGTGTCAACATACAACAGACGGCCTCAGCAATAAAGCAGTCCAGACGTCCACCAGTCCCTTAGTGAGCAGCAAGACCCGCAGCCGCGTGTCAAGTTCTTCTACCCTGTGTGAAGTGACACTGGTTCTGGAGGAAGGCCAGCAGCCTGAGTACAGAGCTCTCTTCAACGAGATTTTCACCTGCATTAAGAAGACCAAAGAAGACCTCAGCGAGAACAGACGTCCGGTGAAGAACGGCAAGAGCCAGGGCAATGCTAAATAA
- the mfsd13al gene encoding transmembrane protein 180 isoform X2, whose translation MATAAKPAAGVHSGRMNSNRHLRNFGVNPAAMAYAMTTLGSCMINTIFSFYYVKLFINKYNVSEGAFHTSQVVYMVWNAINDPLFGYLQDNSQVSCCSHRRLSILYGAPLYSLTFLLAWFPWRTYTSGDWLSGLHLTVTLCAFDGLLTFVLLAQCALFAEISSQHQSRLRLVKYSQVASLIGSSSVLFCGILSRNMEDFAVFQVYTVLIAILSCGCMLYTGFYSESRFDNKGSQSDAQLSVDQTSHQSGPSFSNLRTLLWQILTNRDFQLFVVMNFFQVFMLAFFNNFTIIFAEHLIPQNVLPPLAKSVMYGAGFICPQLLVLSSQRLLHSIGYYRIILFTFYTEAVMAAMMLALGPQHYYILALFLTFNMVIIQAAFSLFGLPLADIIDTDLQRYKRSTPISSMVFGTNALFTKPAQSLAPMMVLSVLNQFGYEKLKDAGSDSNQSKLLQ comes from the exons ATGGCCACAGCAGCGAAACCTGCTGCAGGTGTACACTCCGGAAGGATGAATTCAAATCGACACCTGAGGAACTTTGGGGTCAATCCCGCCGCTATGGCTTATGCCATGACGACGCTTGGATCGTGCATGATTAACACTATTTTCAGCTTCTACTATGTCAAACTGTTTATTAACAAGTACAATGTATCAGAGGGAGCGTTCCACACATCTCAA GTGGTATACATGGTGTGGAATGCCATCAATGACCCACTCTTTGGATACCTTCAAGATAACTCCCAGGTGTCTTGCTGTTCTCATCGTCGTCTCTCCATCCTGTATGGTGCACCCCTCTactcactcactttcctcctGGCCTGGTTCCCATGGCGGACCTACACTTCTGGCGATTGGTTAAGCGGCCTGCATTTGACAGTGACACTGTGCGCTTTTGATGGCTTGTTGACATTTGTGCTTCTGGCACAATGTGCGTTGTTTGCAGAGATTTCCAGCCAGCATCAGAGCAGACTCAGACTTGTAAAGTACAGCCAG GTGGCTTCTCTCATTGGCTCTTCCAGTGTCCTCTTCTGCGGTATACTGTCCAGAAACATGGAGGACTTCGCAGTTTTCCAAGTCTACACAGTGCTGATCGCCATCCTGAGCTGTGGCTGCATGCTCTACACAGGCTTCTACAGTGAGAGCCGCTTTGATAACAAAGGATCCCAGTCAGATGCACAGCTGTCTGTGGACCAGACCTCCCACCAATCAGGACCTTCCTTCTCCAATTTAAGAACTTTGCTCTGGCAAATCCTCACTAACAGGGACTTCCAGCTGTTTGTTGTCATGAACTTCTTCCAGGTTTTCATGTTGgcttttttcaataattttaccaTTATTTTTGCGGAGCACCTGATTCCTCAAAATGTGCTTCCACCATTGGCCAAGAGTGTCATGTATGGAGCTGGATTCATCTGTCCACAG CTGTTAGTATTGAGCTCTCAGCGTCTGCTCCATAGTATTGGCTACTACAGGATCATCCTCTTTACCTTCTACACCGAGGCTGTGATGGCAGCCATGATGCTAGCACTTGGTCCTCAGCACTACTATATCCTGGCGTTATTCCTGACTTTCAACAT GGTTATTATTCAAGCTGCCTTCAGTCTTTTTGGCTTGCCTTTAGCTGACATCATCGACACAGACCTTCAGAGGTACAAgcgcag TACCCCAATCTCCTCCATGGTGTTCGGGACGAATGCCCTGTTCACTAAGCCTGCGCAGTCTCTGGCTCCTATGATGGTGCTCAGTGTCCTCAACCAGTTTGGATATGAAAAACTGAAGGATGCCGGAAGTGATTCAAATCAAAG
- the mfsd13al gene encoding transmembrane protein 180 isoform X1, translating into MATAAKPAAGVHSGRMNSNRHLRNFGVNPAAMAYAMTTLGSCMINTIFSFYYVKLFINKYNVSEGAFHTSQVVYMVWNAINDPLFGYLQDNSQVSCCSHRRLSILYGAPLYSLTFLLAWFPWRTYTSGDWLSGLHLTVTLCAFDGLLTFVLLAQCALFAEISSQHQSRLRLVKYSQVASLIGSSSVLFCGILSRNMEDFAVFQVYTVLIAILSCGCMLYTGFYSESRFDNKGSQSDAQLSVDQTSHQSGPSFSNLRTLLWQILTNRDFQLFVVMNFFQVFMLAFFNNFTIIFAEHLIPQNVLPPLAKSVMYGAGFICPQLLVLSSQRLLHSIGYYRIILFTFYTEAVMAAMMLALGPQHYYILALFLTFNMVIIQAAFSLFGLPLADIIDTDLQRYKRSTPISSMVFGTNALFTKPAQSLAPMMVLSVLNQFGYEKLKDAGSDSNQSDLESLHSVMFYLVCLVPVFVATLQAMAWRPFSIQNSHTVETKYLDN; encoded by the exons ATGGCCACAGCAGCGAAACCTGCTGCAGGTGTACACTCCGGAAGGATGAATTCAAATCGACACCTGAGGAACTTTGGGGTCAATCCCGCCGCTATGGCTTATGCCATGACGACGCTTGGATCGTGCATGATTAACACTATTTTCAGCTTCTACTATGTCAAACTGTTTATTAACAAGTACAATGTATCAGAGGGAGCGTTCCACACATCTCAA GTGGTATACATGGTGTGGAATGCCATCAATGACCCACTCTTTGGATACCTTCAAGATAACTCCCAGGTGTCTTGCTGTTCTCATCGTCGTCTCTCCATCCTGTATGGTGCACCCCTCTactcactcactttcctcctGGCCTGGTTCCCATGGCGGACCTACACTTCTGGCGATTGGTTAAGCGGCCTGCATTTGACAGTGACACTGTGCGCTTTTGATGGCTTGTTGACATTTGTGCTTCTGGCACAATGTGCGTTGTTTGCAGAGATTTCCAGCCAGCATCAGAGCAGACTCAGACTTGTAAAGTACAGCCAG GTGGCTTCTCTCATTGGCTCTTCCAGTGTCCTCTTCTGCGGTATACTGTCCAGAAACATGGAGGACTTCGCAGTTTTCCAAGTCTACACAGTGCTGATCGCCATCCTGAGCTGTGGCTGCATGCTCTACACAGGCTTCTACAGTGAGAGCCGCTTTGATAACAAAGGATCCCAGTCAGATGCACAGCTGTCTGTGGACCAGACCTCCCACCAATCAGGACCTTCCTTCTCCAATTTAAGAACTTTGCTCTGGCAAATCCTCACTAACAGGGACTTCCAGCTGTTTGTTGTCATGAACTTCTTCCAGGTTTTCATGTTGgcttttttcaataattttaccaTTATTTTTGCGGAGCACCTGATTCCTCAAAATGTGCTTCCACCATTGGCCAAGAGTGTCATGTATGGAGCTGGATTCATCTGTCCACAG CTGTTAGTATTGAGCTCTCAGCGTCTGCTCCATAGTATTGGCTACTACAGGATCATCCTCTTTACCTTCTACACCGAGGCTGTGATGGCAGCCATGATGCTAGCACTTGGTCCTCAGCACTACTATATCCTGGCGTTATTCCTGACTTTCAACAT GGTTATTATTCAAGCTGCCTTCAGTCTTTTTGGCTTGCCTTTAGCTGACATCATCGACACAGACCTTCAGAGGTACAAgcgcag TACCCCAATCTCCTCCATGGTGTTCGGGACGAATGCCCTGTTCACTAAGCCTGCGCAGTCTCTGGCTCCTATGATGGTGCTCAGTGTCCTCAACCAGTTTGGATATGAAAAACTGAAGGATGCCGGAAGTGATTCAAATCAAAG